The proteins below are encoded in one region of Lates calcarifer isolate ASB-BC8 unplaced genomic scaffold, TLL_Latcal_v3 scaffold_37_80, whole genome shotgun sequence:
- the LOC108874763 gene encoding lecithin retinol acyltransferase, whose translation MLDTLTFLLEKLFLLAHIKLSSLLPPLGAERGDAPLTRRCDRDEPPPQPAGAPQKFQRGDLLEVPRTLFTHFGIYLGDNRVAHLIPDILPVLTADSRQIQEMVTNTRLLLGVLSKRASIRVDSVEDFAYGAGILLNAMDRAVRRSPLSGEEVARRAERLVGTVSYSLLWNNCEHFVTYCRYGTAQSLQTDKFCEWLKLLIRDQRNVLLTALLGLLSMVCLGISSSTTLPTLLIPFTLWMAS comes from the exons ATGTTGGACACGCTCACCTTCCTCCTGGAGAAGCTCTTCCTCCTCGCCCACATCAAGCTGTCCAGCCTGCTGCCTCCTCTGGGCGCAGAGCGCGGGGACGCGCCGCTCACCAGGCGCTGTGACCGGGACGAACCTCCGCCGCAGCCCGCCGGAGCTCCGCAGAAGTTCCAGCGGGGAGACCTGCTGGAGGTCCCACGGACTCTCTTCACACACTTCGGCATCTACCTCGGCGACAACCGGGTGGCGCACCTCATCCCGGACATCCTGCCGGTGCTGACGGCCGACAGCCGGCAGATCCAGGAGATGGTGACCAACACGCGGCTGCTGCTCGGGGTGCTCTCCAAGCGCGCCAGCATCCGGGTGGACTCGGTGGAGGACTTCGCGTACGGAGCCGGGATCCTGCTCAACGCCATGGACCGGGCGGTGCGCCGGAGCCCGCTGTCCGGGGAGGAGGTGGCCCGGCGGGCGGAGCGCCTGGTCGGCACCGTGTCCTACAGCCTGCTGTGGAACAACTGCGAGCACTTCGTCACCTACTGCCGCTACGGGACGGCGCAGAGCCTGCAGACCGACAAG tTTTGTGAGTGGCTGAAGTTGCTGATCCGGGACCAGCGTAACGTCCTCCTGACGGCGCTGCTGGGGCTCCTGTCCATGGTGTGTTTGGGGATATCCTCCAGCACCACCCTGCCCACCCTCCTCATCCCCTTCACTCTGTGGATGGCCAGCTAG
- the lratb.2 gene encoding lecithin retinol acyltransferase b, tandem duplicate 2 translates to MFPLQLLALLFICTLRHDPREKKRRQKEEEEEEEVEADGQRGESKYDLVFRRGDLLEVPRTLFIHFGIYLGGGRVVHFIPDIMPVVSRDKCRIKQMVTNIRLLLGVLAKCGSVRVDSVEDFAYGSEILINTMDKVCSCPALQGEEVARRAEKLQGDVSYSLLWYNCEHFVMYCRYGTVMSFQTFQFCKTLRKLLLSRRVAKVTALLGACLLLYLRPVSTCSALLAVLVPFLIWMAS, encoded by the exons atgtttcctctgcagctgctcgCTCTGCTCTTCATCTGCACACTGAGACACGACCcgagagagaagaagaggaggcagaaagaggaggaggaagaggaggaggtggaggctgacggacagagaggagagagtaaaTATGACCTGGTTTTCAGGAGGGGGGACCTGCTGGAGGTGCCCAGGACTCTGTTCATACACTTTGGGATTTACCTGGGGGGAGGCAG AGTAGTTCATTTCATACCAGACATCATGCCCGTCGTCTCCAGGGACAAGTGTCGGATCAAACAGATGGTCACCAACATCCGACTCCTGCTGGGAGTCCTGGCCAAG TGTGGCAGTGTGAGGGTGGACTCAGTGGAGGACTTCGCCTACGGATCAGAGATCCTCATTAACACCATGGACAAG GTGTGCAGCTGTCCGGCGctgcagggggaggaggtggcCAGGAGGGCGGAGAAGCTGCAGGGCGACGTGTCCTACAGTCTGCTGTGGTACAACTGCGAACACTTCGTCATGTACTGTCGATACGGCACCGTCATGAGCTTCCAGACGTTTCAG tTCTGTAAGACCCTGAGGAAGCTGTTGCTGAGCCGACGTGTTGCCAAGGTGACGGCGTTGCTGGGGGCGTGTCTGCTCCTCTACCTGAGACCCGTGAGCACCTGCTCGGCCCTGCTGGCCGTCCTGGTGCCCTTCCTCATCTGGATGGCCTCGTAA